The Vibrio quintilis DNA window GTATCGTCTGATGACTCAGTTAGATCCTGCAAATGCTGAAAAATATAAGAGATTTCAGACGATAGTGGAAAGAGGCTACGCCCTGCACATGCGTGAGCTAAACAAAGAGTTTGGTTGTATGTCTGAAGATGCATGCCGCGAAATAATCGATATTATGGAAATGTATCATGCCATGCAGGAATCATATAAAATTCTGTCAGAACAGGATCAAAGCGAAATCGATCAGCGCCGTTTACAGTTTTTAGGATTCGATTTGTCTACAGAACCACAATTGGTTCACTATGTACGTTTCCTTGTTGACTCTGAAGGTCTCTATACCCAATTTGATAAAGGTGATCACCACTTCAACAGTCAGGTCACAATGCTCGATAAATACCGCAGGATGCTGGCTGCCTGGAAAAGCTGCCCCCGTCAATATCACCTTTCACCTGCTGAATTTCTGAAGATTTTAAGCGCATAAAAATCACACTCATATGGGAGGTTAGTTCCTCCCATTTTTCACCTCCCTGTAAACAACTATTATTTATAGAAAAATAACGAACG harbors:
- a CDS encoding YfbU family protein; protein product: MEMTNAQRLILSNQYRLMTQLDPANAEKYKRFQTIVERGYALHMRELNKEFGCMSEDACREIIDIMEMYHAMQESYKILSEQDQSEIDQRRLQFLGFDLSTEPQLVHYVRFLVDSEGLYTQFDKGDHHFNSQVTMLDKYRRMLAAWKSCPRQYHLSPAEFLKILSA